One part of the Paenibacillus silvisoli genome encodes these proteins:
- a CDS encoding helix-turn-helix domain-containing protein produces the protein MRTYMDNMISTQPIRLFDCMVDLKKLRVKSLTIYHAGHLPGRTSQRDDARFESWAFVYIGAGRGYYQAGSGERQTVEAGSLFCLYPGEVFQYGPEPDGWWDEYYFNLGGDRVEEWLANWYEQPETVKSVGTDESFLNKIELIFQLIDSAVPANQDRAALALESLLFDMALRVNQAQANSRALFVQKLLDELSVTVYQPLDSAALAARHHISIPTLRRIVHDYTGYPLGEFVHRLKVAEAKKLLLNTDKTVMEIASLLGYSDMFYFSRLFKKLTDTAPSTYRAQMG, from the coding sequence ATGCGAACTTATATGGACAATATGATCAGCACGCAGCCGATTCGACTGTTCGATTGCATGGTTGATTTAAAGAAGCTGCGCGTCAAATCGCTCACGATTTATCACGCGGGCCATTTGCCGGGACGCACGTCCCAGCGGGATGACGCCCGGTTCGAAAGCTGGGCTTTCGTATACATCGGCGCAGGCCGAGGCTATTATCAAGCCGGCTCCGGCGAGCGCCAAACGGTGGAAGCGGGATCGCTGTTCTGCTTGTACCCCGGCGAGGTGTTCCAATACGGTCCGGAACCGGATGGCTGGTGGGACGAGTATTATTTTAACCTTGGCGGCGATCGGGTCGAGGAGTGGCTGGCTAACTGGTACGAGCAGCCCGAAACGGTCAAATCCGTCGGCACCGACGAAAGCTTCCTGAACAAAATCGAGCTCATCTTCCAGCTCATCGACAGCGCCGTTCCCGCCAATCAAGACCGAGCCGCGCTCGCGCTGGAGTCGCTGCTCTTCGATATGGCATTGCGGGTGAACCAAGCGCAGGCCAACAGCCGCGCCCTGTTCGTCCAGAAGCTGCTGGACGAGCTGTCCGTCACCGTCTATCAGCCGCTCGACAGCGCCGCGCTTGCGGCGCGCCACCATATTTCCATTCCGACGCTCAGGCGGATCGTGCACGACTATACCGGCTACCCGCTCGGCGAGTTCGTTCACCGGCTCAAGGTCGCCGAGGCGAAGAAGCTGCTGCTCAACACGGACAAAACCGTCATGGAGATCGCGTCGCTGCTCGGGTATTCGGATATGTTTTATTTTTCGCGATTGTTCAAGAAGCTGACCGACACCGCCCCTTCGACGTATCGCGCGCAGATGGGGTAA
- a CDS encoding phytanoyl-CoA dioxygenase family protein: protein MSNALKMTPAEPKHLLTAAQMAKFVTDGYLLLDAFIPQELNELVYSEQVQHSQGHTYWNESKHIRRVFELPEVQGIIQSLVGLEPVYDHSFQHIVPANYPVAQDWHGDSIIDVRPHAFDIQLFYFSHDAPPEMGPTLILPGSHLRRINTFSLGRYKNIVGQRQLAGKAGSLAILHHGMWHCAQPNYTDKTRYVFKLRLRPGQEQRGLFNLEGYRDPEVARIIQQGYQRWQGNEDRLDHMQRAKLWRYVTGDDSVDVSFEGALTRMGI, encoded by the coding sequence ATGAGTAACGCGTTGAAAATGACCCCCGCCGAACCGAAACATCTGCTTACGGCCGCGCAAATGGCGAAGTTCGTGACGGACGGTTATTTGCTGCTGGATGCTTTTATTCCGCAGGAGCTTAATGAATTGGTCTACAGCGAGCAAGTTCAGCACAGCCAAGGTCACACGTATTGGAATGAATCCAAGCATATCCGGCGCGTGTTCGAGCTGCCTGAGGTGCAGGGCATTATCCAGAGCTTGGTCGGCCTCGAGCCGGTGTATGACCACTCGTTTCAGCACATTGTGCCCGCCAACTATCCGGTCGCGCAGGATTGGCACGGCGATTCCATCATCGATGTCCGGCCGCATGCGTTCGACATCCAGCTATTTTATTTTTCCCACGATGCGCCGCCGGAAATGGGGCCGACGCTTATTTTGCCGGGGTCGCATCTGCGCCGCATCAACACGTTCAGCCTAGGCCGATACAAAAATATCGTCGGCCAGCGCCAGCTCGCAGGCAAAGCCGGCTCGCTTGCCATTCTCCATCACGGCATGTGGCATTGCGCGCAGCCGAACTACACGGACAAGACGCGGTACGTCTTCAAGCTCCGTCTCCGTCCGGGGCAAGAACAGCGCGGTCTGTTCAACCTTGAGGGCTACAGAGATCCCGAGGTAGCGCGCATCATCCAGCAGGGCTACCAGCGCTGGCAGGGCAACGAGGATCGGCTCGACCATATGCAGCGCGCGAAGCTGTGGCGTTATGTGACCGGAGACGACAGTGTCGACGTGTCCTTCGAAGGCGCGTTGACGCGCATGGGGATTTAG
- a CDS encoding sugar phosphate isomerase/epimerase family protein, translated as MKIAVSVWSCHKYLFDGTWKNADFIDYVASIGGQGVELLSIFWDKERDIPAVREALSRTGVKLACFGACNDFVKTTEEERSAQLQDIVLAVDMAVEFGAEVVRVFAGDRKEGITYEQGKGWIVEGLKQGAAYAESKGVVLCLENHGVFAGKAEQVQEIIELVGSPALRSTFDMGNFLLVDDVPSQAIGALLPLVRHVHAKDFKLVGEDQKDGVLRALSGAPFIGTVPTEGDVGVGGIVAKLAEAGYDGWMSVEYEGLEEQKSGTARAVEKLGAAVAAAK; from the coding sequence ATGAAAATCGCGGTAAGCGTATGGAGCTGCCATAAATATTTGTTCGACGGTACTTGGAAAAATGCCGATTTTATCGACTATGTCGCATCGATCGGCGGGCAAGGCGTGGAGCTGCTCAGCATTTTCTGGGATAAGGAGCGCGACATTCCGGCGGTTCGCGAGGCGCTGTCCCGTACGGGCGTGAAGCTTGCCTGCTTCGGCGCGTGCAACGATTTCGTGAAAACGACGGAAGAGGAACGCAGCGCGCAATTGCAGGATATCGTGCTCGCGGTCGATATGGCGGTGGAGTTCGGCGCGGAGGTTGTGCGCGTATTCGCGGGCGACCGCAAGGAAGGTATCACTTACGAGCAGGGCAAAGGCTGGATCGTCGAGGGGCTGAAGCAAGGGGCAGCCTATGCGGAAAGCAAGGGCGTCGTGCTCTGCCTGGAGAACCATGGCGTGTTCGCCGGCAAAGCGGAGCAAGTACAGGAGATCATCGAGCTGGTCGGCTCGCCGGCGCTGCGCAGCACGTTCGATATGGGTAACTTCCTGCTCGTTGACGACGTGCCGTCGCAGGCGATCGGAGCGCTCTTGCCGTTGGTCCGCCACGTGCACGCGAAGGATTTTAAGCTCGTGGGCGAGGATCAGAAGGATGGCGTTCTACGCGCGCTCAGCGGCGCGCCGTTCATCGGCACCGTTCCGACGGAAGGCGATGTAGGCGTTGGCGGCATCGTCGCCAAGCTGGCCGAGGCCGGCTACGACGGCTGGATGAGCGTCGAGTACGAAGGGCTCGAAGAGCAGAAGAGCGGCACGGCTCGCGCGGTTGAGAAGCTGGGTGCGGCTGTCGCGGCAGCGAAGTAA
- a CDS encoding sugar phosphate isomerase/epimerase family protein — protein MANPLTNKIGVIVDSFGIGVREGLLKAREVGAEGVQIYAVSGEMDPANLNAAARRELRSYIDGLGLEISALCGDLGGHGFQDAAANPLKVEQSKRILDLAVELGTNVVTTHIGIVPDDRNGAIYTAMQEACEELGQYAKSLNAYFAIETGPEPAAHLKSFLDTLSTNGVSVNFDPANMVMVTGDDPVQGVLTLKDYIVHTHVKDGKRLRVVDPRQVYGFLGYQKMTHEHIAQMASEGADFEEVPLGEGTVDFDAYFAALQSIGYTGYLTIEREVGAKPELDIRKAVEFIKRYR, from the coding sequence ATGGCAAATCCATTGACGAATAAAATTGGCGTTATCGTTGACAGCTTCGGCATCGGCGTGCGCGAAGGCCTGCTGAAGGCGCGCGAGGTTGGCGCGGAAGGCGTGCAAATTTACGCGGTTTCCGGCGAAATGGATCCGGCGAATTTGAACGCGGCCGCAAGACGCGAGCTGCGCTCTTATATTGATGGGCTCGGTCTTGAAATTTCGGCGCTGTGCGGCGACCTCGGCGGCCACGGGTTTCAGGATGCGGCGGCGAATCCGCTGAAGGTGGAGCAGTCCAAGCGAATCCTCGATCTGGCCGTTGAACTCGGCACGAACGTCGTGACGACGCATATCGGCATCGTGCCGGATGACCGCAATGGCGCGATCTATACGGCGATGCAGGAAGCTTGCGAGGAGCTTGGTCAATACGCGAAGAGCTTGAACGCTTATTTTGCCATCGAGACGGGTCCGGAACCGGCGGCGCATTTGAAAAGCTTCCTGGATACGCTGAGCACGAACGGCGTTTCCGTTAACTTTGACCCGGCGAACATGGTTATGGTCACGGGAGACGATCCGGTGCAGGGCGTCCTTACGCTGAAGGATTACATCGTGCATACGCACGTGAAAGACGGCAAGCGGCTGCGTGTCGTCGACCCGCGCCAAGTGTACGGGTTCCTCGGCTATCAAAAGATGACGCACGAGCATATCGCCCAAATGGCGTCCGAAGGAGCAGACTTCGAAGAAGTGCCGCTCGGCGAGGGTACGGTTGATTTTGACGCGTATTTTGCGGCTTTGCAGTCCATCGGCTATACAGGCTACCTGACGATTGAGCGCGAGGTTGGCGCGAAGCCGGAGCTGGATATCCGCAAAGCGGTGGAGTTTATTAAACGGTACCGTTAA
- a CDS encoding guanylate kinase, protein MSDQEERELIFVFTGPDGSGRKTVADSVGATLGITKVISYATRRPRPGEVNGQDYHFITPELYDQFEADGDFIESVTINGNRYGLRDKDIAYSLKKGGSIYLILNPEGAQALKDTYGERVVRLFIYADRRTVQERQVDAGIDSDVIKANLDQYETAIRYQSSCEHAFENYDLAHTVFDISNTLETYLQRNLEERD, encoded by the coding sequence ATGAGTGACCAAGAGGAACGCGAGCTAATATTCGTATTTACGGGACCGGACGGCTCCGGACGCAAAACAGTAGCCGACAGCGTAGGCGCTACGCTCGGCATCACCAAAGTAATCTCTTATGCGACGCGCAGGCCGCGCCCGGGCGAAGTAAACGGCCAGGATTATCATTTTATCACCCCTGAACTGTACGATCAGTTCGAAGCCGACGGCGATTTCATTGAAAGCGTCACCATTAACGGCAACCGCTACGGGCTGAGGGACAAGGATATCGCGTACAGCCTGAAGAAGGGCGGCAGCATTTATTTGATTTTAAACCCCGAAGGCGCTCAGGCGTTGAAGGATACGTACGGCGAGCGGGTCGTGAGGCTGTTCATCTATGCGGATCGGCGCACCGTTCAGGAACGGCAGGTTGATGCGGGCATCGATTCTGATGTCATCAAAGCGAACCTGGACCAGTACGAGACGGCGATCCGGTACCAATCCTCTTGCGAGCATGCCTTCGAGAATTACGATCTCGCGCATACCGTGTTTGACATTTCCAATACGCTGGAGACGTATCTGCAGCGGAATTTGGAAGAGCGGGATTGA
- a CDS encoding helix-turn-helix domain-containing protein, giving the protein MSLQREALGSYISNLQLHISEAALVTCTASWYHMDVLSDFNRLYYFLGDGGHIRLGNDEMYPKRGQLVVLPAGTMLSLQTLEGRVFSKYFCHFNAKAGDQELFQLLETPSCVDVPDIEATAERFGDLARHYRDDRLTSMLRAKLLLQELLCEFLELGGGAALRQSAASGPLDKMSQVLAYLDHHLADDVRLDQLAELVHFHPNYLIRLFKSVTGCSPIQYLNQRRMEQAKQWMLTTDMTVSEAADRIGSSLYQFSKMFKQHTGLSPSDYRKMMREQRPPQ; this is encoded by the coding sequence TTGAGCTTGCAAAGAGAGGCGCTTGGCAGCTATATATCGAACCTTCAGCTGCATATATCGGAGGCTGCGTTGGTTACCTGCACCGCCAGCTGGTATCATATGGACGTTCTATCGGACTTCAACCGGCTCTATTATTTTCTAGGCGACGGCGGCCATATTAGGCTGGGCAATGACGAAATGTACCCCAAACGCGGCCAGCTTGTCGTGCTGCCCGCAGGGACGATGCTTTCCCTTCAGACGCTGGAGGGGCGGGTATTCTCCAAATACTTCTGCCACTTTAACGCAAAAGCCGGCGATCAGGAGCTGTTTCAGCTGCTGGAAACGCCGAGCTGTGTCGATGTGCCCGATATAGAGGCCACCGCCGAGCGGTTCGGCGACCTGGCTCGCCATTACCGGGACGACCGGTTGACCTCGATGCTGCGCGCGAAGCTGCTGCTGCAGGAGCTGCTCTGCGAGTTTCTGGAGCTAGGCGGCGGGGCGGCCCTGCGGCAATCGGCGGCAAGCGGGCCGCTCGACAAAATGAGCCAGGTGCTTGCGTATTTGGACCACCATTTGGCGGACGATGTGCGGCTGGACCAGCTTGCGGAGCTCGTCCATTTTCACCCGAACTATTTGATCCGGCTGTTCAAGTCGGTTACCGGCTGCTCGCCGATTCAATATTTGAACCAGCGGAGGATGGAGCAAGCGAAGCAGTGGATGCTGACGACCGACATGACCGTATCGGAAGCCGCCGATCGCATCGGCAGCTCGCTGTACCAGTTCTCGAAGATGTTCAAGCAGCATACCGGCTTAAGCCCCAGCGATTATCGGAAAATGATGCGCGAGCAGCGTCCCCCTCAGTAA
- a CDS encoding Gfo/Idh/MocA family protein, protein MTTAAGQKINIGVIGAGSISGAHFGAYEKNEDAVLVAVCDKNESRARAAADKYGAERIYTDYRELLADPGIDAVSICTWNNTHAEIAIAALEAGKHVLCEKPLCKTVEEAERVQAAVEKSGKLLQVGFVRRYASSVEVLKRFIDAGDLGEIYYAKATCLRRLGNPGGWFSDKERSGGGPLIDLGVHIIDICWYLMGKPKVKSVSGNTYRKLGNRSHIQNLGFYKAADYDAEKNDVEDLANAVIRFENGASLMVDVSFTLHAQKDELSVKLYGDQGGAEVEPALIVMGEKHNTIVNLTPQVDHATFDFNDAFGREIAHFVNSCLGRTETLSPVQDGVEVTRMLCAIYESAATGKEVHFGE, encoded by the coding sequence ATGACAACGGCAGCTGGTCAAAAAATAAACATTGGCGTTATTGGAGCAGGATCGATTTCTGGAGCGCATTTCGGCGCATATGAGAAGAACGAGGATGCGGTGCTCGTTGCCGTGTGCGATAAGAACGAGTCGCGCGCGCGCGCGGCGGCGGACAAGTACGGAGCTGAGCGGATCTACACGGATTACCGCGAATTGTTGGCTGATCCCGGCATCGATGCCGTAAGCATCTGTACGTGGAACAATACGCATGCCGAGATCGCGATCGCTGCGCTGGAAGCCGGCAAGCACGTCCTGTGCGAGAAGCCGCTTTGCAAAACGGTCGAAGAGGCGGAGCGGGTTCAAGCGGCCGTCGAAAAATCGGGCAAACTGCTGCAGGTCGGCTTCGTGCGCCGTTATGCTTCGAGCGTCGAAGTGCTGAAGCGGTTTATCGATGCGGGCGACCTTGGCGAAATTTACTATGCGAAGGCGACCTGCCTGCGCAGATTGGGCAACCCGGGCGGCTGGTTCTCCGACAAGGAACGCTCCGGCGGCGGTCCGTTGATCGACCTTGGCGTCCATATTATCGATATTTGCTGGTACCTGATGGGCAAGCCGAAGGTGAAGTCGGTCAGCGGCAATACGTACCGCAAGCTCGGCAACCGCTCGCATATTCAGAACCTAGGCTTCTATAAAGCGGCGGATTACGACGCGGAGAAGAACGACGTAGAAGATTTGGCGAATGCGGTCATCCGCTTCGAAAACGGCGCTTCCCTGATGGTGGACGTCAGCTTCACGCTGCATGCCCAGAAGGACGAATTGTCCGTCAAGCTGTATGGCGACCAAGGCGGAGCGGAGGTTGAGCCTGCGCTGATCGTGATGGGCGAGAAGCACAACACGATCGTGAACCTGACGCCTCAGGTGGATCATGCTACGTTTGATTTCAACGACGCGTTCGGCAGAGAGATCGCTCATTTCGTGAACAGCTGCCTCGGCCGTACGGAGACGTTAAGCCCGGTTCAAGACGGCGTGGAAGTGACGCGCATGCTGTGCGCGATCTATGAATCGGCTGCTACAGGCAAAGAAGTACATTTTGGAGAGTAA
- the fdhD gene encoding formate dehydrogenase accessory sulfurtransferase FdhD, whose translation MLPSITAKWRIRKYSGGGASSLLEDDIATEYPLTIRLDGEEFATIVCSPTDLEEMTAGFLASEGIIRQAAEIESLRVDEERGFVYVELHNKQSTSKEDVSKRFIGSCCGKSRQFYFHNDARTARTSMSRMTITPAQCIALMRLLQNSSGEFKLTGGVHNAALCSADELLAVRTDIGRHNALDKLFGYALRQRLSVTDKIIAFSGRLSSEVVLKAAKIGVGILLSKSAPTDLALKLAEDLGITCVGFIRGSEMNVYTHGHRIVDEPVSSLAACDHQEEQQSEER comes from the coding sequence ATGCTGCCAAGCATTACGGCAAAATGGCGCATTCGCAAATACAGCGGCGGCGGTGCGTCCTCCCTGCTGGAGGACGATATCGCAACGGAGTATCCGCTGACGATTCGGCTGGATGGCGAGGAATTCGCGACGATCGTTTGCTCGCCGACCGATTTGGAGGAGATGACGGCCGGGTTTCTCGCCTCCGAAGGCATTATCAGGCAAGCTGCCGAGATCGAATCGCTCCGCGTGGACGAGGAGCGCGGCTTCGTCTATGTCGAGCTCCATAATAAGCAGTCGACGAGCAAGGAAGACGTGTCCAAACGGTTTATCGGCTCGTGCTGCGGGAAGAGCCGCCAGTTTTATTTTCACAACGACGCCCGGACCGCCCGCACATCGATGTCGCGCATGACGATTACGCCGGCGCAGTGTATCGCGCTGATGAGGCTGCTGCAGAACAGCTCCGGCGAGTTCAAGCTGACCGGTGGCGTGCACAATGCGGCGTTATGCAGCGCCGATGAGCTGCTTGCCGTCCGCACCGATATCGGCCGCCACAACGCGCTCGACAAGCTGTTCGGCTACGCTCTTCGCCAGCGGCTGTCCGTGACGGACAAAATCATCGCCTTCAGCGGGCGGCTCTCCTCCGAGGTCGTCCTGAAGGCGGCCAAAATCGGAGTCGGAATCCTGCTCTCCAAATCGGCGCCGACCGACCTTGCGCTGAAGCTCGCGGAGGATCTGGGCATCACCTGCGTCGGGTTCATCCGCGGCAGTGAAATGAACGTGTATACGCACGGGCACCGGATTGTGGATGAGCCCGTAAGTTCGTTAGCAGCTTGCGACCATCAAGAGGAACAACAAAGCGAGGAGCGTTGA
- a CDS encoding helix-turn-helix transcriptional regulator gives MQCKFDFLFYKMHLPGTYVDMHKHNCYELVYYVSGTGMMNLNGEWYPYSANTITMTRPDHMHDERHDTKTDVIFIGFTYDDYPVPLANGIYIDDERKTLLTLLLQMKQEMLEKKPLFGVKLDILTQLVVIELERTGKQVSTLPDSEKLLHSRLYIDENYSQKIDMPQLAQISGYSYDYFRHLFKRSTGLSPVQYLIHRRVNQAKLELLNTDKKLASIAMDCGFSTTSQFSRMFREQTGEQPIAYRKRTRSRAAAGRTADE, from the coding sequence ATGCAGTGCAAGTTTGATTTTCTGTTCTATAAGATGCACTTGCCCGGGACGTACGTGGATATGCACAAGCATAACTGCTACGAGCTGGTGTACTATGTGAGCGGCACCGGAATGATGAACCTGAACGGCGAGTGGTATCCGTACAGCGCCAACACGATTACGATGACGAGGCCCGACCACATGCACGACGAACGGCACGATACGAAGACGGACGTCATCTTCATCGGCTTTACGTACGACGACTATCCCGTTCCGCTCGCGAATGGCATCTACATAGACGATGAGCGAAAAACGCTGTTGACGCTGCTGCTCCAAATGAAGCAGGAGATGCTGGAGAAGAAGCCGCTGTTCGGCGTCAAGCTGGACATCCTGACTCAGCTGGTCGTGATCGAATTGGAGCGCACCGGTAAACAGGTATCGACGCTCCCGGATAGCGAGAAGCTGCTGCATTCCCGTTTGTACATCGACGAAAATTACAGCCAGAAGATCGATATGCCGCAGCTCGCCCAAATATCCGGCTACAGCTACGACTATTTCCGGCATCTGTTCAAGCGCAGCACGGGCTTGTCGCCGGTTCAGTATTTGATTCACAGAAGGGTGAACCAGGCGAAGCTGGAGCTGCTCAATACGGACAAGAAGCTCGCTTCCATCGCGATGGACTGCGGCTTCTCGACGACCTCGCAGTTCAGCCGCATGTTCAGGGAGCAGACCGGCGAGCAGCCGATCGCCTACCGGAAACGGACGCGAAGCCGTGCCGCCGCGGGACGCACGGCAGACGAATAG
- a CDS encoding phytanoyl-CoA dioxygenase family protein: MNQLQDGLTAEEVKRYWEDGFLVFDDVLTPEELELYRIICDSETVVSHRSSSSYKQETVHLLGLTAMHPALLDLARHPAIVAKLIPLLGPDIQIQHSKLATKPPAKGLGKFPWHQDFAFYPHTNTDLLSVMIMLDDATPENGCMQMVKGSHTLGMLNHSVDGYFTSACHEPEYWENAPEDQLVQITPRAGGISIHHCLTLHGSPVNLSGKERRGIVISYRADDAYQLADNLFNDTGIMVCGQRKEIVRCEPAVYRMPKRRPPLSSTASYAPFGTAWNQVGSEVTDYKP, from the coding sequence ATGAATCAACTGCAGGACGGACTGACCGCGGAGGAAGTGAAGCGATATTGGGAGGATGGATTTCTCGTCTTCGACGATGTGCTGACGCCGGAGGAATTGGAGCTGTACCGGATCATCTGCGACAGCGAGACGGTCGTGTCGCATCGTTCAAGCTCGTCGTACAAGCAGGAAACCGTTCATTTGCTCGGCTTGACGGCGATGCACCCCGCGCTGCTCGACTTGGCCAGACATCCCGCCATTGTCGCCAAGCTGATTCCGCTGCTTGGACCGGACATCCAAATCCAGCATTCCAAGCTGGCCACGAAGCCGCCGGCCAAAGGGCTCGGCAAGTTTCCGTGGCATCAGGACTTCGCGTTCTATCCCCACACGAATACGGATCTGCTCTCCGTCATGATCATGCTGGACGACGCCACGCCCGAGAACGGCTGCATGCAAATGGTGAAGGGAAGCCATACGCTGGGCATGCTCAACCATTCCGTGGACGGCTATTTCACCTCGGCATGCCATGAACCGGAGTACTGGGAAAATGCTCCCGAAGACCAGCTCGTGCAAATTACGCCTCGGGCCGGGGGCATCAGCATCCATCACTGCCTGACGCTGCACGGCTCGCCGGTCAACCTGTCCGGCAAGGAGCGCAGAGGCATCGTTATTTCGTACCGGGCCGACGATGCCTACCAGCTGGCGGACAACTTGTTCAACGATACCGGCATTATGGTATGCGGGCAACGCAAGGAGATCGTGCGCTGCGAGCCTGCCGTCTACCGAATGCCGAAGCGACGTCCGCCGCTATCGTCCACGGCTTCGTACGCGCCGTTCGGCACGGCGTGGAATCAGGTCGGCAGCGAAGTGACGGACTATAAACCGTGA
- a CDS encoding glutathione peroxidase — MNIYDFKVQTARGEQKTLADYRGQVLLIVNTATKCGLAPQFKELQRLHETYKDAGLTVLGFPCNQFQNQEPVQNSEMAETCEINFGVTFPLLAKIDVNGPNADPLYKYLKKEASGFFGSGIKWNFTKFLVDAEGRVVKRYSPTTKPLKFEADIKKLLEQASKKNPVAR, encoded by the coding sequence ATGAACATATACGATTTCAAGGTGCAAACGGCTAGAGGCGAACAAAAGACGCTTGCCGATTACCGCGGCCAAGTGCTGCTCATCGTCAACACGGCGACCAAATGCGGGCTGGCGCCGCAATTCAAAGAATTGCAGCGGCTGCACGAGACGTATAAGGATGCAGGCCTGACGGTGCTCGGCTTCCCGTGCAACCAGTTCCAGAACCAGGAGCCGGTCCAGAACAGCGAGATGGCGGAAACATGCGAAATTAATTTTGGCGTGACCTTCCCTCTGTTGGCCAAAATCGACGTGAACGGGCCGAACGCCGACCCGTTGTATAAATACTTGAAGAAGGAAGCCTCCGGCTTCTTCGGCTCCGGCATCAAGTGGAATTTCACCAAATTTCTCGTGGATGCGGAAGGACGCGTCGTGAAGCGGTACTCGCCGACGACCAAGCCGCTGAAGTTCGAGGCGGATATCAAGAAGCTGCTGGAGCAGGCGAGTAAGAAGAACCCCGTGGCACGGTAA
- a CDS encoding glycoside hydrolase family 18 protein, which produces MQIHVVQAGQTLYRLSQAYGVSVADIASANEISQTDPLVIGQALVIPIVGQYYWVLPGDTLAKIARQFGTTAAELARVNSIGVTSALHIGQRLYIPPMPKRRAVVNAYIDPRGGTVSPALTEAAREAAPHLTYLAPSSFRIQRDGTIALPPLGNLSAIAQENRTAMMMTVTNLENDQFSAEVGELIMNDTALQDKIIANIVDTAKRLNYSDVHFDIEHLRPEDREAYNRFLRKAVVPIHAAGLTMSTALAPKTSATQQGAWYTAHDYKAHGQIADFVIIMTYEWGYSGGPPMPVSPIGPVRKVLEYALTEIPANKVIMGQNLYGYDWTLPFVPGGAYAKAISPQAAIALARQFNARILYDYTAQAPNFSYWDNNGKEHKVWFEDARSIQAKFDLLKELRLRGISYWKLGLSFPQNWLLLEENFNVVKLL; this is translated from the coding sequence ATGCAAATCCATGTCGTGCAAGCCGGTCAGACTCTATACCGGCTGTCGCAGGCATACGGCGTATCCGTGGCTGATATCGCGTCCGCCAATGAGATATCGCAAACGGATCCATTGGTGATCGGACAGGCACTGGTCATTCCGATCGTCGGCCAGTATTACTGGGTGTTACCGGGAGACACGTTGGCGAAGATCGCCCGCCAATTCGGTACGACGGCCGCAGAACTCGCTCGGGTCAACTCTATCGGCGTAACCAGCGCGCTGCATATCGGTCAGCGTCTGTACATCCCGCCGATGCCGAAGCGTCGAGCCGTCGTGAACGCGTACATCGATCCGCGCGGCGGGACAGTCTCTCCTGCATTGACCGAAGCGGCCAGAGAAGCGGCTCCGCATCTGACCTATTTAGCCCCTTCGAGCTTCCGCATCCAACGAGACGGCACGATTGCTTTGCCGCCTCTCGGCAATCTGAGCGCGATCGCGCAGGAGAATCGGACCGCCATGATGATGACGGTCACCAACCTGGAGAACGATCAATTCAGCGCCGAGGTTGGCGAGCTCATTATGAATGATACGGCGCTGCAGGATAAGATCATCGCCAACATCGTCGATACGGCGAAGCGGCTCAATTACAGCGACGTTCACTTCGATATCGAGCATCTTCGCCCGGAGGACCGGGAAGCGTATAACCGGTTTCTGCGCAAAGCGGTCGTTCCAATCCATGCCGCAGGCTTAACGATGTCTACCGCGCTCGCGCCAAAAACAAGCGCCACGCAGCAAGGCGCCTGGTACACCGCGCATGATTACAAGGCGCACGGGCAAATCGCCGACTTCGTCATCATTATGACGTACGAATGGGGCTATAGCGGTGGTCCTCCGATGCCGGTCTCCCCTATCGGTCCTGTCCGCAAGGTGCTGGAGTACGCTCTCACGGAAATCCCCGCCAATAAAGTCATCATGGGTCAAAATCTGTACGGCTACGACTGGACGCTGCCTTTCGTGCCCGGCGGCGCGTATGCCAAAGCGATCAGCCCCCAAGCGGCCATCGCGCTCGCGAGACAGTTCAATGCGCGAATCCTGTATGACTACACGGCCCAGGCGCCGAACTTCTCTTATTGGGATAACAATGGTAAAGAACATAAGGTCTGGTTCGAGGACGCCCGTTCCATTCAGGCAAAGTTCGATCTCCTAAAGGAGCTCCGGCTGCGCGGCATCAGCTACTGGAAGCTGGGCCTCAGCTTTCCGCAAAACTGGCTGCTGCTCGAGGAGAATTTTAACGTCGTTAAGTTGCTGTAG